Proteins found in one Thermoproteota archaeon genomic segment:
- a CDS encoding DNA-directed DNA polymerase I, translated as MDALGMTNRRGILLSVFYSGEDKAAVMKFYDPRRGEVFLVRDNTGHRPYLLTDAPADSLEEILSPSLAARLFKVSKVRKYDILRDKEVEVTKVEAKDPLAIGGSPRNMREELAKKGFSVWEAKIKYYDCYVYDRGLIPGCSYEVDDSGNVVRLHEDSEIPQEFRHLDERTREILSSMIPLFDEPSPHLKRVAVDIEVLATLDRMPDPSKPDKPVAAAALVDSDGQKEVHVLLRGGEVPDTLPNGARLFKYENEGRLIRSVLDRISQYPLVFTYNGDNFDMPYLARRARELGVRDWPVRLERDRALLDTGMHVDLYKLFSNKSIQVYVFNNKYLGYTLDEVAEALLGERKIELGTRDFYSVDVRELAEYCLQDAELTFKLGNIGEGELIRLLFLLSRISKMSLEEVSRQGVSSWIRNMIFFEYRRRNWLIPEQDEIKAVRGERTYSQAIIKGKKYMGAIVLEPVPGVHFNVAVMDFASLYPSIIGRWKVSFETINCPHEDCRENRPVEELPHWICRKGLGIVPYLIQALRDMRVRRYKKRAKEEKDEHMRRWFDTVQRSLKVFLNASYGVFGYENFPLYSPPAAETITALARKAMLLSIEEARKMGLEVIYGDTDSLFIKGATQEEIERLEEAVESKLGIDLELDKWYRYVVLSRLKKNYLGVTVDGVIDVKGLLGKKRNIPLFVKKAFDEVLEILRKVKTPDQFEEAREKVAETIRSYVKRLEAGEFDLEELAFKTMLTRNLNSYKKTTPQHVKVARMLESMGRRVVAGQVIRYVKVRGREGVMPLELAKKAQIDKGKYLEIMKTTFEQILDSLDMDFDDIVKERRSTSLEEFF; from the coding sequence GACATTCTGAGGGACAAGGAAGTTGAAGTGACGAAGGTAGAGGCCAAGGATCCGCTCGCCATAGGAGGATCCCCTAGGAACATGAGGGAGGAGCTAGCGAAGAAAGGGTTTAGTGTGTGGGAAGCCAAGATAAAGTACTACGACTGCTACGTGTATGACAGAGGGCTGATACCCGGCTGCTCTTACGAAGTGGATGATTCAGGAAATGTGGTTAGATTACATGAGGACAGCGAGATCCCCCAAGAGTTCAGGCATTTAGACGAGAGGACCAGGGAGATACTCTCTTCCATGATACCCCTATTCGACGAACCTTCTCCACACCTAAAGAGAGTTGCCGTCGATATAGAGGTACTAGCCACTCTAGACAGGATGCCCGACCCCTCGAAGCCGGATAAACCTGTGGCGGCAGCGGCATTGGTTGACAGTGACGGTCAGAAGGAGGTTCATGTGCTGCTGCGGGGCGGAGAGGTGCCAGATACCCTACCCAATGGAGCTCGACTGTTCAAGTATGAGAACGAGGGTAGGTTGATCCGCTCCGTCCTGGACAGGATCTCACAATATCCACTGGTCTTCACGTACAACGGCGATAACTTCGACATGCCCTACCTAGCTAGGAGGGCTAGGGAATTGGGAGTGAGGGACTGGCCAGTAAGGTTGGAGAGGGACAGAGCTCTTCTAGACACAGGAATGCACGTAGATCTCTATAAACTCTTTAGCAACAAGTCAATTCAGGTTTACGTGTTCAACAATAAGTACTTAGGTTACACGTTAGATGAGGTGGCTGAGGCCTTACTCGGTGAGAGGAAGATTGAACTGGGCACTAGAGACTTTTACTCTGTTGATGTCAGAGAACTAGCTGAATACTGCTTGCAGGATGCGGAATTGACCTTCAAGCTGGGAAATATCGGGGAGGGCGAGCTGATCAGACTACTCTTCCTCCTCTCTAGGATAAGCAAGATGTCCTTGGAGGAGGTATCTAGGCAGGGAGTCTCCTCATGGATCAGGAACATGATATTCTTCGAATACAGGAGGAGGAACTGGCTCATACCGGAACAGGACGAGATAAAGGCGGTCAGAGGAGAGAGGACCTACTCCCAGGCGATAATAAAGGGGAAGAAGTATATGGGTGCCATAGTGCTTGAGCCAGTTCCGGGCGTCCATTTCAATGTGGCGGTGATGGACTTCGCGAGCCTATATCCCTCCATAATTGGCAGGTGGAAAGTAAGCTTCGAGACGATAAACTGCCCACACGAGGACTGCAGAGAGAACAGGCCGGTGGAGGAACTGCCTCACTGGATATGTAGGAAGGGGCTCGGTATAGTCCCCTACCTCATACAGGCGTTGAGGGACATGAGGGTGAGGAGGTACAAGAAGAGGGCTAAAGAGGAGAAGGACGAGCACATGAGAAGATGGTTCGACACGGTTCAGAGGAGCTTGAAGGTCTTCCTTAACGCTAGCTACGGGGTGTTCGGGTATGAGAACTTCCCTCTGTACTCCCCACCTGCCGCCGAGACCATCACTGCATTGGCCAGGAAGGCTATGCTCCTATCGATAGAGGAAGCTAGGAAAATGGGCTTGGAGGTCATTTACGGTGACACCGATTCTCTATTCATCAAGGGTGCAACTCAAGAGGAAATAGAACGGTTAGAGGAGGCAGTAGAATCCAAGTTGGGTATAGATCTGGAGCTGGACAAGTGGTATCGGTACGTGGTCCTCTCTCGTCTGAAGAAGAACTACTTGGGAGTGACCGTGGACGGAGTAATTGATGTGAAAGGGCTCCTCGGGAAGAAGAGGAACATTCCACTGTTCGTCAAGAAGGCGTTTGATGAGGTGCTGGAGATACTCAGAAAGGTGAAAACTCCCGATCAGTTCGAGGAGGCCAGGGAGAAGGTAGCTGAGACGATAAGGTCCTATGTGAAAAGGCTGGAAGCTGGAGAGTTCGATCTGGAGGAGTTGGCCTTCAAGACCATGCTGACTAGGAACTTGAACAGCTACAAGAAGACCACCCCTCAGCACGTCAAGGTGGCGAGGATGCTTGAGAGCATGGGAAGGAGGGTGGTGGCCGGTCAAGTGATCAGATACGTGAAGGTGAGGGGTAGAGAAGGTGTGATGCCCCTCGAACTCGCCAAAAAAGCCCAGATAGATAAGGGAAAGTACTTGGAGATAATGAAGACCACATTCGAGCAGATACTCGATTCCCTAGACATGGACTTCGACGATATAGTGAAGGAGAGGAGATCAACGAGCCTTGAGGAATTCTTCTAA
- the gatE gene encoding Glu-tRNA(Gln) amidotransferase subunit GatE, with protein sequence MDINYEKVGLKVGLEIHQRLDTHKLFCSCPSIMREDEPHEWIRRRLSVSYSELGTIDPAARFESLRKRDFLYGIYYDTTCEVEADEAPPHPMNEEALEISLTIALMLGMEPVDEVHVMRKIVVDGSNTTGFQRTALVALGGEGSGIETKWGRVRMATLCLEEESAYIVESKPERARYRLDRLGIPLVELATEPDIMYPEQAREAALKLGRILRATGKVQRGLGTIRQDINVSIEGGARQEIKGVQDLDLIPEIIRREVMRQLNLLSIRDELRSRDVKEEDLDVPIVDVTSAFSSSKSKLITKALSRGEKVYGIKVKGFSGILGKELQPGRRFGTELADYAKVFGGVKGILHGDELPSYGIGEDEVNEVRELLGCDEGDSFVLVLGREDAAKLALDSVRKRLKQALRGVPNETRRALPDGNTAFMRPMPGSARMYPETDVMPVNLRPVLERIKGLPPMPEDQVRELMERYDLTEELAWEIFDEGKVELFEKLSRYGVPTRFLASMLVSMVRSLKREGEPVENLREEHFEEIAKLLGEGSLAKEAVPEVLRSLSRGEYSRAEEYVKTHRMSVDELDKVIEQVLEKLSSKVRERGERAYGMVMGEVMKEVRGKIDGSIVSKMVKKKLEEFLKAR encoded by the coding sequence GTGGACATCAATTACGAAAAGGTGGGTCTCAAGGTCGGGCTGGAGATCCATCAGAGGCTCGACACTCACAAGTTGTTCTGCAGTTGTCCCTCAATAATGAGAGAAGATGAGCCCCATGAGTGGATCAGGAGAAGACTGAGTGTCTCTTACAGCGAGTTAGGTACTATAGATCCGGCCGCTAGGTTCGAGTCGTTGAGGAAGAGAGATTTTCTCTACGGGATCTACTACGACACCACCTGCGAGGTGGAGGCTGACGAGGCGCCACCCCATCCAATGAACGAGGAGGCCTTAGAGATCTCCCTGACCATAGCGCTGATGCTGGGGATGGAGCCCGTGGACGAGGTCCATGTCATGAGGAAGATAGTCGTCGATGGAAGCAATACTACTGGATTCCAGAGGACCGCTTTAGTAGCACTGGGTGGGGAGGGCAGCGGGATAGAGACAAAGTGGGGCAGGGTCAGGATGGCGACCCTCTGTCTGGAGGAGGAGTCAGCCTATATCGTTGAAAGTAAGCCCGAGAGAGCTAGGTACAGGCTCGACAGACTGGGCATCCCCTTGGTGGAGTTGGCGACCGAGCCCGATATTATGTACCCTGAACAGGCCAGAGAGGCGGCATTGAAGCTCGGGAGGATACTTAGAGCGACAGGTAAGGTTCAGAGGGGGTTGGGTACCATCAGGCAGGACATAAACGTTTCCATAGAGGGCGGCGCCAGGCAGGAGATAAAAGGCGTTCAGGACTTGGATCTCATCCCGGAGATAATAAGGAGAGAGGTTATGAGGCAGCTTAACCTCCTCAGCATAAGGGATGAGCTGAGGAGTAGGGACGTGAAGGAGGAGGATCTGGATGTCCCCATCGTCGATGTGACCTCCGCTTTCTCGTCCTCCAAGTCGAAGTTGATAACGAAGGCCCTATCTAGGGGTGAGAAGGTCTACGGCATTAAAGTCAAGGGTTTCAGTGGGATATTGGGAAAGGAGCTACAGCCAGGGAGGAGATTCGGGACGGAGCTAGCTGATTATGCCAAGGTCTTCGGTGGAGTTAAGGGCATCCTCCATGGGGACGAGCTACCTAGCTATGGGATAGGAGAGGATGAGGTGAATGAGGTCAGGGAGCTGCTCGGATGTGATGAAGGAGATTCCTTCGTGCTCGTTCTGGGGAGGGAGGATGCCGCCAAACTGGCTCTGGACTCCGTGAGGAAGAGGTTAAAGCAAGCTCTCAGGGGAGTACCCAACGAAACTAGGAGAGCCCTCCCAGACGGAAACACCGCCTTCATGAGACCCATGCCTGGTTCCGCTAGGATGTATCCCGAAACCGATGTCATGCCTGTGAACTTGAGGCCCGTACTGGAGAGGATAAAGGGGCTCCCTCCCATGCCGGAGGATCAGGTCAGGGAGCTGATGGAGAGATACGACCTGACTGAGGAGTTGGCTTGGGAGATATTCGATGAAGGGAAAGTGGAGCTCTTCGAGAAGTTGAGTAGGTACGGAGTGCCTACCAGATTTCTAGCGTCGATGCTCGTCTCAATGGTCAGGTCCTTGAAGAGAGAGGGCGAACCCGTGGAGAATCTGAGGGAGGAGCACTTTGAGGAGATAGCTAAGTTACTTGGAGAAGGATCGCTGGCTAAGGAGGCCGTGCCCGAAGTGCTGAGGTCTCTTTCCAGGGGAGAGTACTCCAGAGCCGAGGAGTACGTGAAGACCCATCGCATGTCGGTCGATGAGTTGGACAAGGTGATAGAACAGGTCCTCGAGAAACTCTCGTCCAAGGTAAGGGAGAGGGGAGAGAGGGCTTACGGCATGGTCATGGGTGAGGTGATGAAGGAGGTCAGGGGGAAGATAGACGGATCTATAGTCAGCAAGATGGTGAAGAAGAAGTTAGAAGAATTCCTCAAGGCTCGTTGA
- the gatD gene encoding Glu-tRNA(Gln) amidotransferase subunit GatD, producing MTLHYRGKAKRILSSLGVEDYDRIRIRKGSLVYEGIVIPRPEIFDDEHVILKLDSGYNVGIHLDGVEIEVLEKGKPIQRKEVPSLRFREDLPYVPLIVTGGTITSRIDYSTGAVIAHEKPEELLDLVPELAEIVNIDYVPLFAEFSENLTPDHWRKIAKAVYDELRRGAEGVIIAHGTDTMHFTAAALAFMLRNLDKPVVLVGSQRSIDRPSTDAILNLIAAARVAARGPIAESVIVMHGSPHDDYAFVIRGVKARKLHTSRRDAFQPVNEPPIAKVTREKIELLSNKFNPRREGRSRVELDDLLEPNVALLHVWPGMPEDMLRYAGERFKGIVIAGTGLGHVPRWLIPTVGEIVSSGVPVVVTSQCLFGRVDLQVYETGRRLIVAGVIPGGDMLPEVALIKLMYALGHTSDMEEIRRIMQTNIAGELGAHLGLNVFPPCWR from the coding sequence ATGACTCTCCACTATAGGGGAAAGGCCAAGCGTATCCTCTCTTCTCTGGGTGTGGAGGACTACGATAGGATCAGAATAAGGAAAGGGAGTCTTGTATACGAGGGAATCGTGATACCTCGACCGGAGATTTTCGACGATGAGCATGTGATCCTAAAGCTGGACAGCGGATATAACGTCGGGATACACCTAGATGGCGTCGAGATAGAAGTTCTGGAGAAGGGAAAGCCTATTCAGAGAAAGGAGGTCCCCTCGCTCAGGTTCAGGGAGGATCTACCCTACGTTCCCCTCATAGTGACCGGGGGAACCATCACTTCTAGGATCGACTACTCTACGGGGGCGGTTATAGCCCACGAGAAGCCAGAGGAGCTACTTGACCTAGTACCCGAGCTGGCTGAGATCGTTAACATAGATTATGTGCCTCTGTTTGCCGAGTTCAGCGAGAATTTAACCCCAGATCATTGGAGGAAGATAGCCAAGGCGGTTTACGACGAGTTAAGGAGGGGGGCAGAGGGTGTCATAATAGCCCATGGCACCGACACCATGCACTTCACGGCGGCTGCCCTAGCCTTCATGCTGCGTAACCTAGATAAGCCGGTCGTTCTGGTCGGCTCTCAAAGGTCAATAGATCGTCCATCCACTGATGCTATCCTCAACTTGATAGCTGCTGCAAGGGTGGCGGCGCGAGGACCCATTGCCGAGTCCGTCATTGTGATGCACGGGAGCCCACACGATGACTATGCCTTCGTGATAAGGGGGGTGAAGGCGAGGAAGCTTCATACCTCCAGGAGAGATGCTTTCCAGCCGGTAAACGAGCCTCCAATTGCTAAAGTGACGAGGGAGAAGATAGAGTTGTTGTCCAACAAGTTCAACCCCAGAAGAGAGGGAAGGAGCCGGGTAGAGCTGGACGACCTACTTGAGCCCAATGTGGCCCTCCTCCACGTGTGGCCCGGTATGCCGGAGGACATGCTTAGGTATGCCGGTGAGAGGTTCAAGGGTATAGTGATAGCCGGGACGGGATTGGGCCATGTCCCCCGCTGGCTCATCCCTACCGTGGGGGAGATAGTTAGCAGCGGTGTCCCCGTGGTCGTAACATCCCAGTGCCTATTCGGCAGGGTGGACCTCCAAGTGTATGAGACGGGAAGGCGTCTCATAGTGGCTGGTGTGATACCGGGAGGGGATATGCTCCCTGAGGTAGCTCTGATAAAGCTGATGTACGCTTTAGGTCATACCAGCGACATGGAGGAGATCAGGAGGATCATGCAGACGAACATCGCCGGGGAGCTGGGCGCTCACCTAGGACTAAACGTATTTCCGCCGTGTTGGAGGTGA
- a CDS encoding Zn-ribbon domain-containing OB-fold protein → MWAYWQSVPAHWRELPARYRLEGGRCKDCGHKTLPEERVCPVCGSKNIERVALPRRGKVINYSVIWNAPRGYEYYTPYVVALIELEDGTRVFSQLTDVHPEEVKEGMEVEMVIRKTRVSGESGLIAYSYKFRPVLG, encoded by the coding sequence ATGTGGGCATATTGGCAGAGTGTCCCAGCCCATTGGAGGGAACTCCCGGCTAGGTACAGGTTGGAGGGTGGTAGGTGCAAGGATTGCGGTCATAAAACGCTACCGGAGGAGAGAGTATGTCCGGTATGCGGATCCAAGAACATTGAGAGGGTGGCGCTGCCTAGAAGGGGTAAGGTCATCAACTACTCCGTAATCTGGAACGCCCCCAGAGGATACGAGTATTACACCCCGTACGTCGTAGCTCTAATAGAGCTGGAGGATGGTACGCGTGTCTTCTCACAGTTAACGGATGTGCACCCAGAAGAGGTCAAGGAAGGAATGGAGGTAGAGATGGTAATAAGGAAGACGCGCGTGAGCGGCGAATCTGGCCTTATAGCCTACTCATACAAGTTCAGACCTGTCTTGGGGTGA